The Patescibacteria group bacterium sequence TCATCGGCAGGCGAGTAACTCTGTAATTAATTTTTTTATAATAGCCAGTTCATCCTGCTTAAATTTTTCTAAAACAAATTTATCCGCCGGCATCCTGTTAGCCAATTCTGTCCTGATGCCGATCCTTATTCTTTTAAAATTTTTGGTTTTAAGATGATTAATAATTGATTCTACGCCCCTGTGCCCGGCCGAGCGGGAATCAACGGAAATTTTGTATTTGCCCAGGGCAATATCAATATCGTCGTGGATAACCGTTAAGGTTTCCGACAAGTCGCTGTCTTTGGCTTTAAATACCCCCAGCTTTT is a genomic window containing:
- the pth gene encoding aminoacyl-tRNA hydrolase yields the protein MHIIVGLGNPGKIYENTRHNAGFMAIDALAEKAGGNWKESKKFKAQVCQTGNTIFIKPQTFMNNSGQAVQAILAYYKLLPKKLGVFKAKDSDLSETLTVIHDDIDIALGKYKISVDSRSAGHRGVESIINHLKTKNFKRIRIGIRTELANRMPADKFVLEKFKQDELAIIKKLITELLACR